In Fusarium falciforme chromosome 10, complete sequence, a single genomic region encodes these proteins:
- a CDS encoding Diphosphomevalonate decarboxylase codes for MADNKVYRASTTAPVNIAVVKYWGKRDPKLNLPTNSSLSVTLSQADLRTLTTASCSNSYTSGDSLTLNGESADVSGARTQACFRELRARRAALEAADSSLPKLSTMNLKLVSENNFPTAAGLASSAAGFAALVQAIALLYELPDSPSDLSLVARQGSGSACRSLFGGYVAWRMGEKDDGSDSKAELVAPASHWPEMRALILVASAAKKGVSSTSGMQQTVATSGLFKERITNIVPANMASMEEAVKNKDFAKFAEVTMRESNSFHATCADTYPPIFYMNDVSRAAIRAVEDINTKAGKTVAAYTFDAGPNCVVYYLEENANAVLGTFYQALSGVDGFKENAAIAKSAFELDSGLAATLKEGVSRVISTGVGEGPIKTEEYLVGEDGAAVRR; via the coding sequence GTACTGGGGAAAGCGCGATCCCAAGCTCAACCTTCCCACCAACAGCTCCCTCTCCGTCACCCTCTCGCAAGCCGACCTCCGAACCCTCACGACCGCCTCTTGCTCCAACTCGTACACCAGCGGAGACAGCCTCACCCTGAATGGAGAATCTGCTGATGTCTCTGGCGCCAGAACTCAGGCTTGCTTCCGTGAGCTGCGGGCTCGTCGCGCCGCTCTTGAGGCTGCTGACTCTTCGCTGCCTAAGCTCTCGACCATGAACTTGAAGCTTGTCTCGGAGAACAACTTCCCCACTGCTGCTGGTCTTGCTTCTTCCGCCGCTGGCTTCGCTGCGCTGGTCCAGGCCATTGCCCTCCTCTACGAGCTCCCTGACTCACCCTCGGACCTTTCGCTCGTTGCTCGACAAGGTTCTGGATCGGCTTGCCGCAGTCTGTTCGGTGGCTATGTCGCATGGAGAATGGGAGAGAAGGACGATGGAAGCGACTCCAAGGCTGAGCTTGTCGCCCCTGCGTCTCACTGGCCCGAGATGCGAGCTCTCATCCTCGTTGCCAGcgctgccaagaagggcgTCTCATCGACCTCTGGCATGCAGCAGACCGTCGCCACCTCTGGTCTCTTCAAGGAGAGGATAACAAACATTGTTCCCGCCAACATGGCCTCGATGGAGGAGGCcgtcaagaacaaggacTTTGCCAAGTTCGCCGAAGTGACGATGCGCGAGTCCAATTCCTTCCACGCCACCTGCGCCGACACCTACCCCCCCATCTTTTACATGAACGACGTGTCCCGAGCCGCCATCCGCGCCGTCGaggacatcaacaccaaggccGGCAAGACCGTTGCTGCCTACACTTTCGACGCTGGTCCCAACTGTGTCGTGTACTACCTGGAGGAGAACGCCAATGCCGTCCTCGGCACTTTCTACCAGGCTCTTTCTGGTGTGGATGGCTTCAAGGAGAAtgccgccatcgccaagtctGCTTTCGAGCTTGACAGTGGTCTTGCTGCTACGCTGAAGGAGGGCGTGAGCAGAGTCATCTCGACTGGCGTCGGTGAAGGTCCTATCAAGACGGAGGAGTACCTGGTTGGAGAGGATGGTGCGGCTGTCCGACGGTAG